Proteins encoded within one genomic window of Prauserella marina:
- a CDS encoding NfeD family protein, translating to MTAALIWLIVGVGLVVAEVLSGDFVLLMLGLGALFGAGSAALTGNPIIDVIVFAVASAGLLVLARPALKRKFLSGPGVKTNADALVGAAAVTLSIVDAHSGQVKLAGDVWSARSIAEGHVIEPGTTVTVVEIAGATAVVSAEP from the coding sequence ATGACAGCGGCGCTCATCTGGCTCATCGTCGGGGTCGGCCTGGTGGTTGCGGAAGTCCTTTCCGGGGACTTCGTCCTCCTCATGCTCGGACTCGGCGCGTTGTTCGGAGCGGGCTCCGCCGCGCTCACGGGCAACCCGATCATCGACGTGATCGTTTTCGCGGTGGCTTCGGCGGGCTTGCTCGTACTGGCGAGACCCGCGCTGAAGCGGAAGTTCCTCTCGGGGCCGGGAGTGAAAACCAACGCCGACGCACTGGTCGGTGCCGCCGCTGTCACGTTGTCTATTGTGGATGCCCACAGTGGTCAGGTGAAGCTGGCCGGTGATGTCTGGTCCGCCCGCAGTATCGCGGAAGGACACGTCATCGAGCCGGGTACTACGGTGACCGTCGTCGAAATCGCCGGGGCGACAGCGGTCGTCTCCGCGGAACCATGA
- a CDS encoding TetR/AcrR family transcriptional regulator: MTDDEGPRDFERGMRLLWRVPGEPESTESGSAARRRGPKPALSVEQIVRAAIEIADIDGLTGLSMRKVADWLGVGTMSLYTYVPGKAELVSLMLDAVDARGELPHTVDGGWREQTAAWAREDWLLYQRHEWMLRTPGRQPLGPNTMRRFDSALRALRGTGLPQDELVAAADVIDSYTRGMAARAADSRQLERRTGTSERTWWDEYGPLLDARITEATYPAVHLARRSGAFDSDIDSFEYGLQRILDGIEGRVTGEH, translated from the coding sequence ATGACCGACGACGAAGGGCCGCGCGACTTCGAGCGCGGCATGCGGCTGCTCTGGCGCGTGCCCGGTGAACCCGAATCCACCGAATCCGGCTCCGCCGCGCGGCGGAGGGGACCGAAACCCGCGCTCAGCGTGGAGCAGATCGTGCGGGCCGCCATCGAGATCGCCGACATCGACGGCCTCACCGGGTTGTCGATGCGCAAGGTCGCGGATTGGCTCGGGGTGGGCACGATGTCGCTCTACACCTATGTGCCGGGGAAAGCCGAGCTGGTGAGCCTGATGCTGGACGCGGTCGACGCGCGGGGAGAGCTGCCGCACACCGTCGACGGCGGGTGGCGCGAGCAGACGGCGGCATGGGCGAGGGAGGACTGGCTGCTGTATCAGCGGCACGAGTGGATGCTGCGGACGCCAGGAAGGCAGCCACTCGGTCCCAACACGATGCGCCGGTTCGACTCGGCCCTTCGCGCGCTGCGGGGAACGGGATTGCCGCAGGACGAGCTGGTGGCCGCCGCCGACGTGATCGACAGTTACACCAGGGGCATGGCCGCCCGCGCCGCGGACAGCAGGCAACTGGAACGACGCACCGGCACGAGCGAGCGGACCTGGTGGGACGAGTACGGCCCGCTGCTCGATGCCCGCATCACCGAGGCGACCTATCCCGCCGTCCACCTCGCACGGCGGTCGGGTGCTTTCGACAGCGACATCGACAGTTTCGAATACGGGCTACAGCGCATTCTCGACGGCATCGAGGGCCGCGTCACCGGTGAGCACTGA
- a CDS encoding DUF3090 domain-containing protein, with the protein MARVIHVFRQPDRFVAGTVGEPGDRTFYLQAAENSRVISVTIEKQQVAVLAERLGSLLEEVASRFGADVPDEVSDDLLDMEPLQVPVEEEFKVGTMGLGWDAESKAVVVELLAITEGEVDETVVLDDTDEGPDAVRVFLDPSAARAFATRADRVVNAGRKPCPLCGEPLDPEGHICPRQNGYRRNSDLTEES; encoded by the coding sequence ATGGCTCGTGTCATTCACGTATTCCGTCAACCCGACCGCTTCGTAGCCGGGACCGTCGGGGAACCCGGCGACCGCACTTTCTATCTACAGGCGGCGGAGAACTCCCGCGTCATCAGCGTGACCATCGAGAAGCAGCAGGTCGCCGTGCTCGCGGAACGACTCGGCTCGCTGCTTGAGGAAGTCGCGAGCCGGTTCGGGGCCGACGTTCCCGACGAGGTGTCCGACGACCTGCTCGACATGGAGCCGCTCCAGGTTCCGGTCGAGGAGGAATTCAAGGTCGGCACCATGGGACTCGGCTGGGACGCCGAAAGCAAGGCCGTCGTCGTCGAACTGCTCGCCATCACCGAGGGCGAGGTCGACGAGACGGTGGTGCTCGACGACACCGACGAGGGCCCTGACGCGGTCAGGGTGTTTCTCGACCCCTCGGCGGCCCGCGCGTTCGCCACGCGGGCCGACCGCGTCGTCAACGCGGGAAGGAAACCGTGCCCGCTGTGCGGTGAACCGCTCGATCCCGAGGGGCACATCTGCCCGAGGCAGAACGGCTACCGCCGCAATTCCGACCTCACCGAGGAAAGCTGA
- a CDS encoding TIGR03668 family PPOX class F420-dependent oxidoreductase, with protein MRLSEQEARDRFAAARVARLATVDEKGFPHLVPVTFTVLGNRIVFAIDAKPKSTTNLRRLRNIAANPAVAVLADHYDEDWSLLWWVRADGTATVLTDSGRDEPVAALTAKYGQYTEQPPRGPVVSITATTWRGWTASA; from the coding sequence ATGCGACTGTCCGAACAGGAGGCTCGCGACAGATTCGCCGCCGCTCGGGTCGCGAGGCTGGCGACCGTGGACGAGAAGGGCTTTCCCCATCTCGTCCCGGTGACCTTCACGGTGCTCGGCAACCGGATCGTGTTCGCGATCGACGCGAAACCGAAGTCGACGACGAACCTGCGCAGGCTCCGCAACATCGCCGCGAATCCGGCGGTCGCGGTGCTCGCCGACCACTACGACGAGGACTGGTCCCTGCTGTGGTGGGTGAGAGCCGACGGTACGGCGACGGTGCTCACCGACTCGGGTCGCGACGAGCCCGTCGCGGCGCTGACCGCGAAGTACGGGCAGTACACCGAGCAACCGCCGCGCGGTCCCGTCGTGAGCATCACCGCGACCACCTGGCGTGGCTGGACGGCCAGCGCCTGA
- a CDS encoding DUF3097 domain-containing protein: MRSHSYDDVLSGPRKRKVPEVPAEPGLVVEDPASGFCGALVKLEYGNAVLEDRKGRHRVFPLGPAAFLLEGKPVTLVPVREKPAAVTTRSASGSVKVTGLKARVARDSRIWVEGKHDAELVERVWGHDLRVEGVVVEPLDGVDSLADRIAEFGTGPGRRLGVLVDHLVPGTKEARIVETIRDENVLVTGHPYVDVWQAVKPGAVGIKAWPVVPKGIEWKQGICAALGWGEPYEGWQRVLSGVGGFRDLETPLLGAVERLIDFVTTEQG, from the coding sequence GTGCGCTCCCATTCCTATGACGACGTGCTGAGTGGACCTCGTAAACGCAAGGTGCCGGAGGTGCCCGCCGAACCGGGTCTCGTCGTGGAGGATCCCGCGAGCGGGTTCTGCGGCGCGCTGGTGAAGCTCGAATACGGCAACGCCGTACTGGAGGATCGCAAGGGCAGGCACCGCGTCTTCCCGCTGGGGCCCGCTGCCTTCCTCCTTGAGGGCAAGCCGGTGACGCTCGTGCCGGTACGCGAGAAGCCGGCCGCGGTGACGACGAGGTCGGCCTCCGGCTCGGTCAAGGTGACCGGGCTGAAGGCGAGGGTCGCCCGTGACTCCAGAATCTGGGTGGAAGGCAAGCACGACGCCGAACTCGTCGAGCGGGTGTGGGGTCACGACCTGCGCGTCGAGGGCGTCGTGGTGGAACCGCTCGATGGCGTCGACTCGCTCGCCGATCGGATCGCCGAGTTCGGCACCGGTCCCGGCCGCAGGCTCGGGGTGCTCGTCGACCACCTCGTGCCGGGAACAAAGGAGGCCCGGATCGTCGAGACGATCCGGGACGAGAACGTGCTGGTGACCGGGCACCCCTACGTCGATGTGTGGCAGGCGGTGAAGCCGGGCGCCGTCGGCATCAAGGCATGGCCGGTGGTCCCGAAGGGCATCGAGTGGAAGCAGGGCATCTGCGCCGCGCTCGGCTGGGGAGAACCCTACGAAGGATGGCAACGGGTGCTGAGCGGAGTCGGCGGTTTCCGCGACCTGGAGACTCCGTTGCTGGGCGCGGTCGAACGGCTGATCGACTTCGTCACCACCGAACAGGGCTGA
- a CDS encoding S66 peptidase family protein — protein sequence MTGLPLAAGDTVALVAPAGPVTEDLLDSAVGTLTSWGLGVRVMPGVLARHPEFRYLAGDDASRAKEFEQAWLADDVAGVFAARGGYGCQRMLDLVDWRALRAAGPKVFAGSSDATALHEAVGVHLGLPTVFCPMPASALFDPVAAEGLRAALFGSSGTLRGEHASALVPGTARGRTVGGSLSLLAAGVGTAEHRGARGGIALLEDVSEEPYRLDRMLTQLLRSGWFAGVEGIALGSWAQCGDAGEIRAVMLDRLAPLGVPVVWELGFGHVPGSLTVPLGVMAELDADAATLRPL from the coding sequence GTGACCGGACTGCCGCTGGCGGCCGGGGACACGGTCGCGCTCGTCGCACCGGCGGGGCCGGTGACCGAGGATCTGCTCGACTCGGCCGTCGGCACGCTCACGTCATGGGGGCTCGGAGTCAGGGTCATGCCCGGCGTACTGGCCCGGCACCCGGAGTTTCGCTACCTCGCAGGGGACGACGCGTCCAGGGCGAAGGAATTCGAGCAAGCGTGGCTGGCCGACGACGTGGCAGGGGTGTTCGCGGCTCGGGGCGGCTACGGCTGTCAGCGGATGCTGGATCTCGTGGACTGGCGGGCATTGCGAGCCGCGGGGCCGAAAGTGTTCGCAGGGTCGAGCGACGCGACCGCGCTGCACGAGGCCGTCGGTGTCCATCTTGGACTGCCCACGGTGTTCTGCCCGATGCCTGCCTCGGCCCTTTTCGATCCCGTCGCGGCAGAGGGCCTGCGCGCGGCCCTGTTCGGTTCCTCGGGCACGTTGCGTGGTGAGCACGCCTCGGCACTGGTGCCGGGAACGGCACGCGGGCGTACGGTCGGCGGGAGCCTCAGCCTGCTGGCGGCCGGTGTCGGCACAGCGGAACACCGCGGTGCTCGTGGCGGGATCGCGCTGCTGGAGGATGTGAGCGAGGAACCGTACCGGCTGGATCGGATGCTGACGCAGTTGCTGCGTTCCGGCTGGTTCGCCGGTGTCGAAGGGATCGCGCTCGGGTCGTGGGCCCAGTGCGGCGACGCGGGCGAGATCCGCGCGGTGATGCTCGATCGGCTCGCGCCGCTCGGGGTCCCGGTGGTGTGGGAGCTGGGTTTCGGGCACGTCCCTGGTTCGCTGACGGTGCCGCTGGGTGTCATGGCCGAACTCGACGCCGATGCCGCGACGTTGAGGCCGCTCTGA
- a CDS encoding VOC family protein, translated as MTLTSFYPVVCTAKLAESAAFYTDLLGFEIVFEADWYVSLHRPGPPAYELALLDHTHPTLPEAYRHPVRGLLLNLEVTDVDAEYRRLVGEKGLTPELELRDEDFGQRHFIVADPSGVLIDVITPIAPTAEFAQQYVTG; from the coding sequence ATGACGTTGACCAGCTTCTACCCGGTCGTGTGCACCGCGAAGCTCGCAGAGAGCGCGGCGTTCTACACGGACCTGCTCGGGTTCGAGATCGTGTTCGAAGCCGACTGGTACGTGAGCCTGCACAGACCGGGACCGCCGGCCTACGAACTCGCGCTGCTCGACCACACTCACCCGACCCTCCCTGAGGCATACCGGCACCCCGTGCGCGGGCTGTTGCTCAACCTGGAGGTCACCGACGTCGACGCCGAGTACCGGCGACTGGTCGGCGAGAAGGGTCTCACGCCCGAGCTCGAACTACGGGACGAGGACTTCGGGCAGCGGCACTTCATCGTCGCCGACCCGAGCGGGGTGCTGATCGACGTGATCACTCCGATCGCGCCGACGGCGGAGTTCGCTCAGCAGTACGTCACCGGCTGA
- a CDS encoding SCO1664 family protein, producing the protein MAADHLAPADPADPAAKELVEHGRLDVEGRLVDASNVTLFCTIELDGVSANAVYKPVSGERPLWDFPDGTLAGREVATYLVAEAAGLGGVPPTVLREGPFGEGMVQLWVETTGEELVEVCAPADVPDGWRVVLHAHDRSGAPAVLAHSSHEGLRDIAVLDVVVNNTDRKGGHLLSGPRDRIYGVDHGICLHTDPKLRTVLWGWVGEPLPDSVVDKLRKLRWSLDHELGEALGEHLTPAEVTALGERTDILLDDGVFPAPGDDWRAIPWPLF; encoded by the coding sequence GTGGCAGCCGACCACCTCGCCCCTGCCGACCCCGCCGATCCCGCCGCGAAGGAACTCGTCGAACACGGCAGGCTCGACGTCGAGGGCCGTCTCGTCGACGCGTCGAACGTGACGTTGTTCTGCACCATCGAACTGGATGGCGTCAGCGCGAACGCGGTGTACAAGCCGGTCTCCGGTGAGCGTCCGTTGTGGGACTTTCCCGACGGCACGCTCGCGGGCAGGGAGGTCGCGACCTACCTCGTCGCCGAAGCCGCCGGACTCGGTGGCGTTCCGCCGACGGTGCTGCGCGAGGGCCCGTTCGGCGAGGGCATGGTGCAGTTGTGGGTCGAGACGACCGGAGAGGAACTGGTCGAGGTGTGCGCGCCAGCCGATGTTCCGGACGGCTGGCGGGTCGTGCTGCACGCACACGACAGGTCGGGTGCGCCCGCCGTGCTCGCGCACTCTTCGCACGAGGGCCTGCGCGACATCGCGGTGCTCGACGTGGTGGTCAACAACACCGACCGCAAGGGCGGGCACCTGCTCAGCGGTCCCCGCGACCGGATCTACGGCGTGGATCACGGAATCTGCCTGCACACCGATCCCAAGCTGCGGACCGTGCTGTGGGGCTGGGTCGGCGAACCGCTGCCGGATTCCGTGGTCGACAAACTGCGCAAGCTGCGTTGGTCGCTCGACCACGAACTGGGTGAGGCGCTCGGCGAGCACCTCACCCCAGCCGAGGTCACGGCATTGGGGGAGCGCACCGACATCCTGCTCGACGACGGTGTTTTTCCCGCGCCTGGCGATGATTGGCGTGCCATTCCCTGGCCGCTGTTCTAG
- a CDS encoding prolyl oligopeptidase family serine peptidase, whose translation MPEIAPFGSWTSPIAAADVATAGVTPQWLDVVAGEVWWAEARPAEAGRVAVVRSTGEGIEEVLPAPWSARNRVHEYGGRPWLATATSLVFTNWDDQRGYVRDLATGTTVPCTPEPPAPQSIRYGDLRRGKGSQVWAVRERETGPQRTDVARDLVAISPEGGEPRVLAASHHFLTAPQLSPGGTHAAWLGWNHPAMPWDGTELCVAEVRDDGSFGPHRVLAGGPDVAVCQLDWEDEEHLLALLDPNGWWNPHRISLSGELTNLAEARAELGGALWKIGSRWMVPLGERRHAVIDAGKLAVLDETTGSLEHVATELTAWSPSIAVAGDGGIVGIAAGPRRETAVVHVDLSDGAITELTAQPGLPDPGYLSVPEQRVFHDAEGEPVPAYVYPPANPDFRAPEGDLPPYVVHAHGGPTGRNYPVLDLDFSYLTSRGIGVVAVDYGGSTGYGRRFRQRLREQWGVVDVGDCAAVAEALVAEGIADPDRLAIRGGSAGGFTSAASMTTVRTYRAATIKFPILDLEPWTGAGGETHDFESRYLEGLIGALPGTAKRWVERSPITNIGDLAGPVLLLQGLEDEICPPEQAQRFVDSLAGSGIAHAHLTFEGEQHGFRKASTIVAALEAELAFYGAVFGFPTPGVPSLDLSR comes from the coding sequence ATGCCTGAGATCGCGCCGTTCGGTTCCTGGACATCACCCATCGCGGCGGCCGACGTCGCCACGGCCGGAGTGACCCCGCAGTGGCTCGACGTCGTTGCTGGCGAGGTCTGGTGGGCGGAGGCGCGGCCCGCCGAAGCGGGCAGGGTCGCCGTGGTGCGCTCGACCGGTGAGGGGATCGAGGAAGTCCTGCCCGCGCCGTGGAGCGCCCGCAACAGGGTGCACGAGTACGGCGGGCGGCCGTGGCTGGCCACGGCGACGTCGCTCGTGTTCACCAACTGGGACGACCAGCGCGGCTACGTCCGCGATCTGGCCACGGGAACGACGGTGCCGTGCACCCCGGAACCACCGGCGCCGCAGAGTATCCGCTACGGCGACCTGCGACGGGGCAAGGGATCGCAGGTGTGGGCCGTACGCGAACGCGAAACGGGACCACAGCGCACCGACGTCGCGCGAGACCTCGTCGCGATCTCCCCGGAGGGTGGCGAGCCACGGGTACTTGCGGCCAGCCACCACTTTCTCACCGCGCCGCAGCTCTCCCCCGGTGGAACACATGCCGCGTGGCTCGGCTGGAACCATCCCGCGATGCCGTGGGACGGAACCGAACTGTGTGTCGCCGAAGTGCGGGACGACGGGAGCTTCGGGCCGCACAGGGTGCTCGCGGGCGGACCCGACGTCGCCGTGTGCCAGCTCGACTGGGAGGACGAGGAGCACCTGCTCGCGCTGCTCGATCCGAACGGGTGGTGGAACCCGCACCGGATAAGCCTTTCCGGTGAGCTGACCAACCTCGCCGAGGCGCGGGCCGAACTTGGGGGCGCGCTGTGGAAAATCGGCTCGCGATGGATGGTGCCGCTCGGCGAGCGCAGGCATGCGGTCATCGACGCGGGAAAGCTGGCCGTTCTCGACGAGACCACCGGCTCGCTGGAGCACGTGGCCACCGAACTGACCGCGTGGTCGCCGTCCATCGCCGTCGCGGGCGACGGGGGAATCGTCGGCATCGCGGCGGGGCCACGCAGGGAGACCGCCGTCGTCCACGTCGATCTCTCCGACGGCGCCATCACCGAGCTGACCGCGCAACCAGGGCTTCCCGATCCCGGCTACCTGTCCGTTCCGGAACAGCGGGTGTTCCACGACGCCGAAGGAGAACCGGTTCCCGCCTACGTCTACCCGCCCGCCAACCCGGATTTCCGCGCGCCGGAAGGCGACTTGCCGCCGTACGTCGTGCACGCCCACGGTGGCCCCACCGGACGCAACTATCCGGTACTCGATCTCGACTTCTCCTACCTGACCAGCAGAGGGATCGGGGTCGTCGCCGTCGACTACGGCGGCTCCACCGGATACGGACGGCGGTTCAGGCAGCGCCTGCGGGAGCAATGGGGCGTCGTTGACGTCGGCGACTGCGCCGCCGTCGCGGAAGCTCTCGTCGCCGAAGGCATCGCCGACCCCGACCGCCTTGCCATCAGGGGTGGCAGCGCGGGCGGGTTCACCTCGGCGGCCTCGATGACCACCGTGCGCACCTACCGCGCCGCGACCATCAAGTTCCCGATCCTCGACCTCGAACCGTGGACGGGAGCGGGCGGCGAGACACACGACTTCGAATCGCGCTACCTCGAAGGACTCATCGGAGCGCTTCCCGGCACCGCGAAACGCTGGGTCGAGCGCTCCCCCATCACCAACATCGGCGATCTCGCGGGGCCGGTGTTGTTGTTGCAGGGACTGGAGGACGAGATCTGCCCGCCCGAACAAGCACAGCGATTCGTGGACTCGCTCGCGGGAAGCGGCATTGCGCACGCGCACCTGACCTTCGAGGGAGAACAGCACGGCTTCCGCAAGGCGAGCACGATCGTCGCCGCGCTGGAGGCCGAACTGGCCTTCTACGGCGCGGTCTTCGGTTTCCCCACTCCCGGGGTGCCGAGCCTGGACCTCTCGCGGTGA
- a CDS encoding NAD(P)H-binding protein: MTILVTGATGNIGRMVVDELAGSGERVRALTTNPAKAALPGDVEVARGYLGKPETLPSALEGVDTVYLAPMPGTIETVARMAKEAGVRRVVALTSILAGDDAADDYALSFVAIERAIIEAGFGWTFLCPGAFMENTDNWAVSIRAENVVRAPFPLATDTPISMRDIAVAAAAALLDDKHANRKYPLSGPEAITIPQQVAAIADALGRDVRYIEQTREEAKQAWLDQGVDSETADWLLSGGNEMRMEPEPGFEQLTGRGATTYAEWAKQNAERFR, encoded by the coding sequence ATGACGATTCTGGTGACCGGCGCGACGGGCAACATCGGCCGCATGGTCGTCGACGAACTCGCCGGAAGCGGTGAGCGGGTCAGGGCGCTCACCACCAATCCGGCCAAGGCGGCGCTTCCCGGCGACGTGGAGGTGGCGCGGGGCTACCTCGGTAAGCCGGAGACATTGCCCTCGGCGCTGGAGGGCGTCGACACGGTGTACCTCGCGCCGATGCCCGGCACGATCGAGACCGTCGCGCGGATGGCCAAAGAGGCGGGCGTGCGTCGCGTGGTCGCGCTGACCTCGATATTGGCGGGCGACGACGCCGCCGACGACTACGCGCTCTCGTTCGTGGCGATCGAGCGCGCGATCATCGAGGCCGGTTTCGGCTGGACGTTCCTGTGTCCGGGCGCCTTCATGGAGAACACCGACAACTGGGCCGTCTCGATCCGCGCCGAAAACGTGGTGCGCGCACCGTTCCCGCTCGCCACCGACACACCGATATCCATGCGGGACATCGCCGTCGCGGCTGCCGCCGCACTGCTCGACGACAAGCACGCCAACCGGAAGTACCCGTTGAGCGGTCCCGAGGCGATCACCATCCCGCAGCAGGTCGCCGCGATCGCCGACGCGCTCGGCCGCGACGTCCGCTACATCGAGCAAACCCGGGAGGAAGCCAAGCAAGCATGGCTCGACCAGGGCGTCGATTCGGAGACCGCGGACTGGCTACTGAGCGGAGGCAACGAGATGCGGATGGAGCCGGAGCCCGGATTCGAACAGCTCACCGGCCGCGGCGCCACGACCTACGCGGAGTGGGCCAAGCAGAACGCGGAGCGTTTCCGCTGA
- a CDS encoding TetR/AcrR family transcriptional regulator, whose product MKHGVRAEQREQTRRTLLAQGRRLFAEKGYADVGLAEIVAAAGVTKGAFYHHFDSKLALFRGVLTAVQEQVGAEVAAAADAEKDPWRQLVTGCLTFLTATAAPDVQRVMLVDGPAVLGWAEWRALDEASSARHLAEALEVLIGSGVLARQPVAPLTHLLSGAMNEAALWLAGSAGNTDLDDTKAALTRMLTALRADNGVR is encoded by the coding sequence ATGAAGCACGGCGTGCGAGCCGAGCAGCGCGAACAGACCCGTCGCACCCTGTTGGCACAGGGAAGGCGGCTGTTCGCGGAGAAAGGGTACGCCGACGTGGGGCTCGCCGAGATCGTCGCCGCCGCCGGTGTCACCAAGGGCGCCTTCTATCACCACTTCGACAGCAAGCTCGCGCTCTTCCGCGGCGTGCTGACCGCGGTGCAGGAGCAGGTGGGCGCTGAGGTGGCCGCCGCGGCCGACGCGGAAAAGGATCCGTGGCGGCAGCTCGTCACCGGCTGCCTCACCTTCCTCACGGCCACGGCGGCTCCCGACGTACAGCGCGTCATGCTCGTCGACGGCCCGGCCGTGCTCGGCTGGGCCGAATGGCGGGCACTGGACGAGGCGTCCTCGGCGCGGCATCTCGCGGAGGCACTGGAGGTATTGATCGGATCCGGTGTGCTCGCCCGTCAGCCGGTCGCGCCGCTGACCCACCTGCTGTCCGGTGCGATGAACGAAGCCGCACTGTGGCTCGCCGGCTCGGCGGGGAACACCGACCTCGACGACACCAAGGCGGCGCTCACTAGGATGCTCACCGCACTGCGGGCCGACAACGGCGTGCGCTGA
- the mptB gene encoding polyprenol phosphomannose-dependent alpha 1,6 mannosyltransferase MptB, whose protein sequence is MATTTDPAPNADFAAERPSAAQTEVCVGDQARFPYRTITMGLIGSIVVLLASLGAGGILIRDPIIGTGPLSWMRYGHGKALSTAVLYVGFGLLVWAWVRLGRYALAGRIGTKPIVIAALAWMAPLLIAPPLFTRDVFSYLGQGAQLLYGLDPYSYGPAALDVLPDVVQNVHPLWQTTPAPYGPLFLLIAKGTVAVTGNNMIAGVIVTRVILLLGLAGMLWALPRLVKHLGGRLPVTMWLAVASPMMVIHLVGGPHNDLLMLGLLTIGVLAALERHHAVAIALVTVGMLIKPTAAVALPFLVWVWANHLPEEESLRRRFFKAVTPSLGIFGVVFVVGTWVSLGSFNLGWVGGLQAPGLIVNWLNAPSGVGELFYTLVNAIVDVQPSPFITVARAIGWALLAAFLVRQWWLARRGGNEAILRMAMALLAVAILAPPTLPWYLTWGFVIASAFPWRRIHLAGVVAISMVLVLVYYPTGEQSLYDWWFVAGVIAASLYGAASLLKPDPLGLIAAWRRPAKDEKPEREKPEDEKADVHSG, encoded by the coding sequence TTTCGCGGCGGAACGGCCTTCCGCGGCACAGACCGAGGTCTGCGTCGGCGATCAAGCGCGCTTTCCGTACCGCACCATCACGATGGGCCTCATCGGCAGCATCGTGGTGCTACTCGCCTCGCTCGGCGCGGGCGGCATCCTCATCCGTGACCCGATCATCGGAACCGGGCCGCTGTCGTGGATGCGCTACGGCCACGGAAAAGCGCTCAGCACCGCGGTGCTCTATGTCGGTTTCGGACTGCTGGTGTGGGCGTGGGTGCGGCTCGGCCGCTACGCGCTCGCCGGCCGGATCGGCACCAAGCCCATCGTCATCGCCGCGCTGGCCTGGATGGCGCCGCTGTTGATCGCGCCGCCACTGTTCACCCGGGACGTTTTCTCCTACCTCGGCCAGGGCGCTCAGTTGCTGTACGGGCTGGACCCGTACTCCTACGGTCCCGCCGCGCTCGACGTGCTGCCCGACGTGGTGCAGAACGTGCACCCGCTGTGGCAGACCACCCCCGCGCCCTACGGCCCGTTGTTCCTGTTGATCGCCAAGGGCACCGTCGCGGTGACCGGCAACAACATGATCGCCGGTGTCATCGTCACCAGGGTCATACTGCTGCTCGGGCTTGCCGGGATGCTCTGGGCGCTGCCCCGGCTGGTGAAGCACCTCGGCGGCAGGCTCCCCGTCACGATGTGGCTCGCCGTTGCCAGCCCGATGATGGTCATCCACCTCGTCGGCGGCCCGCACAACGACCTGTTGATGCTGGGGCTGCTGACCATCGGGGTGCTGGCCGCGCTGGAGCGGCATCACGCGGTCGCGATAGCGCTCGTCACGGTCGGGATGCTGATCAAACCCACGGCCGCCGTCGCGCTGCCGTTCCTGGTCTGGGTGTGGGCCAACCATCTGCCAGAAGAGGAAAGCCTGCGCCGCAGGTTCTTCAAGGCGGTGACCCCTTCGCTGGGGATCTTCGGGGTCGTGTTCGTCGTCGGTACCTGGGTGTCACTCGGCTCGTTCAATCTCGGCTGGGTCGGCGGTTTGCAGGCACCAGGGCTGATCGTCAACTGGCTGAACGCGCCAAGCGGTGTGGGCGAGCTCTTCTACACCCTGGTCAACGCCATCGTCGACGTGCAGCCTTCGCCGTTCATCACGGTCGCGAGGGCCATCGGCTGGGCGTTGCTCGCCGCGTTCCTCGTTCGGCAGTGGTGGCTCGCCCGGCGTGGCGGCAACGAGGCGATCCTGCGCATGGCCATGGCGTTGCTCGCCGTGGCGATCCTGGCGCCTCCCACCCTGCCCTGGTACCTGACCTGGGGCTTCGTGATCGCTTCCGCCTTCCCGTGGCGCCGCATCCACCTCGCGGGTGTCGTGGCGATCTCGATGGTGCTCGTGCTCGTGTACTACCCGACGGGCGAGCAGAGCCTCTACGACTGGTGGTTCGTCGCCGGTGTCATCGCGGCCAGCCTCTACGGGGCGGCCTCGCTGCTCAAACCGGACCCACTCGGGCTCATCGCCGCGTGGCGGAGGCCGGCCAAGGACGAGAAACCCGAGCGCGAGAAACCCGAGGACGAGAAAGCCGACGTCCACAGTGGATGA